The Staphylothermus marinus F1 genome has a segment encoding these proteins:
- a CDS encoding ATP/GTP-binding protein, which yields MPIITVFVGPAGSGKTTLVKTYSEWLRRTLFMHVAIVNLDPGVEELPYKPLFDIREWFTLRDIMRKYRLGPNGAFLKASEMLISKINDLFKHTPFNDITKWDMILIDTPGQMEAFIFRPVSTVFFKILTKISNPVVVFVIDASAIETLSDAVTLWFLGVLTQAKLGLTVVPVINKIDIAGSNELARLIVEEPEKLAEMAKHYSEEGLLSEVVPELVSIALKTKGAYRPVMVSAKKTNTMEDLHYLVHEAFCTCGDLT from the coding sequence ATGCCGATAATTACAGTGTTTGTTGGACCAGCAGGTTCAGGAAAAACAACTCTCGTAAAAACCTATTCTGAATGGCTTAGGAGAACATTATTTATGCATGTAGCAATAGTCAATCTTGATCCCGGTGTTGAAGAATTACCTTACAAGCCATTATTCGATATTCGTGAATGGTTCACACTACGAGATATTATGCGTAAATATAGATTAGGCCCTAATGGAGCATTTCTTAAAGCATCCGAAATGCTTATTTCAAAAATAAATGATCTCTTTAAACATACACCATTTAATGATATCACAAAATGGGATATGATCCTTATAGACACTCCTGGTCAAATGGAGGCTTTCATATTTAGACCTGTAAGTACGGTTTTCTTCAAAATTTTGACAAAGATATCTAACCCTGTTGTAGTGTTTGTTATTGATGCTTCAGCAATAGAAACATTATCGGATGCTGTAACACTATGGTTTCTGGGGGTTCTAACTCAAGCAAAGCTTGGATTGACCGTTGTTCCAGTAATTAATAAGATCGATATTGCTGGTAGTAACGAACTTGCACGGTTAATCGTTGAAGAGCCGGAGAAATTAGCTGAGATGGCTAAGCACTATAGTGAAGAAGGATTATTATCGGAGGTTGTACCGGAACTTGTAAGTATTGCTCTCAAAACCAAGGGTGCCTATAGACCAGTAATGGTTTCAGCTAAAAAAACTAATACAATGGAGGATTTACATTATTTGGTTCATGAAGCTTTCTGTACATGCGGAGATCTTACATGA